One window from the genome of Paramormyrops kingsleyae isolate MSU_618 chromosome 3, PKINGS_0.4, whole genome shotgun sequence encodes:
- the LOC140588399 gene encoding uncharacterized protein yields the protein MFLRFHEFVEDKFISILVVNFERSPLTMENLLSLALSVPSFYWWLTGEELDPSLLHVATARLQVVHHGTETGVQHGDGESPAEEDDHYGQELPSPSSRREASPAAPASTTEDANGLPEALPLAWGEDEPSSPSLSVASDTQPGSQIEPEHAEPSSSTFWIPVGPNSTWQQLEIEGRNYLRKLDELSIPEGLWGITDYGDDHTVLMSVHVSVHVSSSLRTWGVRQEERPPQRPAGTSQRKRKAEPDDTSGSSSPPPHKRPMRF from the coding sequence ttcatgagtttgtggaggacaagttcatctccattctggtcgtgaatttcgagaggagcccactgaccatggagaacttgctgtctctggccctcagtgtcccttcattttattggtggctcactggggaggagttggatcccagcctattgcacgtagcaactgcacggctgcaagtggtacatcatggtacagagactggtgtccagcatggggatggagaatcaccagctgaggaggatgaccattacggacaggagctgccatcacccagctctagaagggaggcttcccctgcagctccagcatccacgactgaggatgctaatggtcttcctgaggctctccccttggcctggggtgaagatgagccctcatctccatccttatctgtggcttctgacactcaacctggaagtcagattgagccagaacatgctgagccctccagctccaccttctggatccctgtgggccctaacagcacgtggcagcagcttgagatcgaaggccgcaactacctgcggaagctggatgagctcagcatccccgagggactctggggcattacggactacggtgatgaccacaccgtgctcatgtccgtgcatgtctccgtgcatgtgagcagttctctgcgaacatggggcgtgaggcaggaggagaggcctcctcagaggcccgctggcaccagtcagaggaagcgcaaggccgagcccgacgacaccagcggctcaagttctcctccaccgcacaagaggcccatgcgcttctga